Proteins encoded together in one Impatiens glandulifera chromosome 1, dImpGla2.1, whole genome shotgun sequence window:
- the LOC124922315 gene encoding ervatamin-B-like, with product MTTPATTTILLLLSLALFSASLSLMMADMSIIEYDNNHQSKSRTDEEIMNIYKKWMVENGKVYNGIDEFEKRFEIFKDNLVFIDAHNSENRTYKVGLNVFSDLTDEEYRSYYLGMKYDADLQSVQSELDSQRYAVSSGEILPESVDWRTKGAVSPIKNQGKCGSCWAFSAIAAVESINKIVTGQLIDLSEQELIDCDRASLGCLAGYILTAFQFIIRNGGIDTEKDYPYREAKGTCNATKMKSKVVSIDGWERVPPYDENSLKKAVAQQPISVGIEAYGKEFKNYVSGIFTGYCRTSLDHALVVVGYGSEKGLDYWIVKNSWGTNWGEKGYMRIERNNVPSGKGKGKCGIAVQGFYPTKKGNAGVGDGVVSTA from the exons ATGactactccggccaccaccaccatcctcctcctcctctccCTAGCCCTCTTCTCCGCCTCCCTCAGCCTCATGATGGCGGACATGTCAATCATCGAGTATGATAACAATCACCAATCAAAATCCAGAACCGACGaagaaattatgaatatttacaAAAAGTGGATGGTAGAGAATGGAAAAGTGTACAACGGAATAGATGAATTCGAAAAGCGTTTCGAAATTTTTAAGGATAATTTGGTCTTCATAGATGCTCATAACTCCGAGAACCGGACCTACAAGGTTGGATTGAACGTGTTTTCCGATCTGACCGATGAAGAGTACCGATCCTACTACCTCGGCATGAAATATGATGCCGATCTCCAATCTGTCCAGTCAGAGCTGGACAGCCAAAGGTATGCTGTGTCATCAGGTGAAATTCTCCCGGAGTCGGTTGATTGGAGGACGAAAGGCGCCGTCTCACCGATTAAGAACCAGGGAAAATGCG gaaGTTGTTGGGCTTTCTCGGCGATTGCAGCGGTGGAAAGTATCAACAAGATAGTAACAGGACAACTGATTGATTTGTCGGAGCAAGAACTTATTGACTGCGATCGAGCTAGCCTAGGCTGCTTAGCCGGGTACATTCTTACTGCATTCCAATTCATTATTCGCAATGGTGGTATAGACACGGAAAAGGATTATCCTTATCGAGAAGCCAAAGGCACCTGCAATGCCACTAAG ATGAAATCAAAGGTGGTGAGCATAGACGGTTGGGAAAGAGTACCACCCTACGACGAAAATAGTTTAAAGAAAGCTGTCGCACAGCAGCCCATCAGCGTTGGCATTGAAGCTTATGGCAAGGAATTCAAAAATTATGTCTCG GGTATTTTCACGGGATACTGCAGAACCTCCCTAGATCATGCACTGGTGGTGGTGGGATATGGCAGTGAAAAAGGACTTGATTATTGGATAGTGAAGAATTCATGGGGAACGAATTGGGGTGAAAAAGGATATATGAGGATCGAGCGGAACAATGTTCCTAGCGGTAAGGGAAAAGGGAAATGCGGCATAGCTGTACAAGGTTTTTATCCCACAAAAAAAGGAAATGCCGGAGTAGGAGACGGTGTCGTTAGTACAGCATGA